Proteins from a genomic interval of Candidatus Polarisedimenticolia bacterium:
- the modA gene encoding molybdate ABC transporter substrate-binding protein codes for MVKDSTRAAQEIFRDLLPKVPVAALALLLALVVGGPCEAAEALPVAKPEITLYAAASLREVLADLAKACGREAGAILVLNLGSSSDLARQIEAAGKADMFISADEALMDRLDSAKLLEPGSRRSMVGNQLVVIAPADAAAPEVGNVKDLLLSAKHLSLANPEAVPAGKYARAWLEKLGVWEEVKDKVVPGVDVRAALAAVESGAVELGIVYRTDAFITKKVNVVHEVPRGEGPSISYPIAILKGRPNVAISRKVLACLDGPVGKMVFETRGFIWLSPAP; via the coding sequence ATGGTCAAAGACTCGACACGTGCGGCGCAGGAGATCTTCCGAGATCTGCTGCCAAAGGTTCCTGTCGCTGCCCTGGCCTTGCTTCTTGCCCTGGTCGTGGGCGGGCCGTGTGAGGCTGCCGAAGCGCTCCCGGTGGCGAAGCCCGAAATCACTCTTTATGCTGCCGCGAGTCTGCGCGAGGTGCTGGCGGACCTGGCGAAGGCGTGCGGCCGGGAGGCCGGTGCGATCCTGGTGCTCAACCTGGGGTCTTCGAGCGATCTGGCGCGGCAGATCGAAGCCGCCGGCAAAGCCGACATGTTCATCTCCGCCGACGAGGCGCTCATGGACCGGCTCGACAGCGCCAAGCTGCTGGAGCCGGGATCGCGTCGCTCGATGGTGGGCAATCAGCTCGTCGTGATCGCGCCTGCCGATGCCGCGGCGCCGGAGGTCGGCAACGTGAAGGACCTCCTGCTGAGCGCCAAACATCTCTCTCTCGCCAACCCCGAGGCCGTGCCGGCAGGCAAGTACGCCCGCGCCTGGCTGGAGAAGCTGGGTGTTTGGGAAGAGGTCAAGGACAAGGTCGTGCCGGGCGTCGACGTGCGTGCGGCACTGGCCGCGGTCGAATCGGGAGCTGTCGAGCTGGGGATCGTCTATCGCACTGATGCCTTCATCACGAAGAAGGTGAACGTCGTCCATGAAGTGCCGCGCGGAGAGGGGCCTTCCATCTCCTATCCGATCGCCATCCTGAAGGGGCGGCCCAATGTCGCCATCTCACGCAAGGTCCTGGCTTGCCTGGACGGACCGGTAGGCAAGATGGTTTTCGAGACCCGCGGCTTCATCTGGTTGAGCCCGGCTCCGTGA
- the modB gene encoding molybdate ABC transporter permease subunit: MSASPWTALAISLKVALGATLLILVPGVLLGLLFARRRFWGRSLIETLTYLPLVLPPTAVGYLLLSLLARNGLLGVNRLRWDLDLLFTWKGAVAASAIMALPLVVRTARVAFEGVDPRLEGMGRTLGMSPLEVFRKITLPLAKRGLVAAMVLGFSRALGEFGATVIVAGNIPGKTQTLALAIFNDIQIGRDEEARLLVGITAALAFASVWCVEILLRRSATR; encoded by the coding sequence GTGAGCGCTTCGCCCTGGACGGCGCTGGCCATCTCGCTGAAGGTGGCTCTCGGCGCCACCCTCCTCATTCTGGTCCCCGGCGTCCTGCTGGGACTGCTGTTCGCGCGCCGCCGGTTCTGGGGGAGGAGTCTGATCGAGACGCTCACCTACCTTCCCCTGGTCCTCCCGCCTACAGCCGTCGGCTACCTCCTCCTTTCGCTTCTCGCGCGCAACGGCCTTCTCGGAGTGAACCGGCTCCGCTGGGATCTCGACCTCCTCTTCACCTGGAAGGGAGCGGTCGCTGCCTCGGCCATCATGGCGCTGCCTCTCGTGGTGCGCACCGCCCGGGTCGCCTTCGAGGGAGTCGACCCGCGCCTGGAAGGTATGGGAAGAACACTCGGCATGTCTCCGTTAGAGGTGTTCCGGAAGATCACCCTCCCTCTGGCGAAGCGCGGGCTGGTGGCCGCGATGGTGCTTGGATTCAGCCGCGCGCTGGGGGAGTTCGGCGCGACGGTGATAGTCGCCGGGAACATTCCGGGGAAGACCCAGACCCTCGCCCTGGCGATCTTCAACGACATCCAGATCGGCCGGGATGAGGAAGCGCGATTGCTAGTCGGCATCACCGCCGCGCTCGCCTTCGCGTCGGTCTGGTGCGTCGAGATTCTCCTGCGCCGGAGCGCGACTCGCTGA
- the modC gene encoding molybdenum ABC transporter ATP-binding protein — MATHLQLNVGASQGRFTLQVRWETCQPLLGVFGHSGAGKTTLLESIAGLRRAVGSICVHGETWLDTEHGIDLPSRQRGVGYVPQDTLLFPHWSVTRNLLAGSSRAGRGRNAAPSLDRVVEVLELAECQATPVGDLSGGERQRVALGRAILSGAELLLLDEPLASLDLPLRRRILPFLLRVQAQFGLPTITVSHDVTEMKVLAREVLVLDRGRVLAAGPPESVFLDTAMLPMFQEDGFENVLQGSVAEAREAGLLLELEPGISVLAPRVDLPRGGKALVSLRADEVLLSLGRPDQISAQNIIPGRIKEIREKGVGGDGDHPVLVVVAMGSAGQAMVASITKQARARLALAPGMAVHLVFKAQSCRVLSTG; from the coding sequence ATGGCAACGCATCTCCAGCTGAACGTTGGCGCCAGCCAGGGACGCTTCACCCTGCAGGTCCGCTGGGAGACGTGCCAGCCTTTGCTGGGGGTTTTCGGCCATTCGGGCGCCGGGAAGACGACGCTGCTCGAATCGATTGCGGGGCTGCGCCGCGCCGTCGGATCGATTTGCGTCCACGGCGAAACCTGGCTCGACACGGAGCACGGCATCGACCTGCCCTCGCGGCAGCGCGGCGTCGGCTACGTGCCGCAAGATACCTTGCTCTTCCCGCATTGGAGCGTGACGCGAAACCTGCTGGCCGGGAGCTCGCGTGCCGGACGCGGCCGCAACGCCGCTCCGAGCCTCGATCGCGTCGTGGAGGTCCTGGAGCTGGCGGAATGCCAGGCCACTCCGGTTGGGGATCTTTCCGGAGGCGAGAGACAGCGAGTCGCCCTCGGAAGGGCGATTCTGTCGGGCGCGGAGCTGCTGTTGCTCGACGAGCCGCTCGCCTCGCTCGATCTGCCGCTGCGGCGGCGCATCCTGCCTTTCCTGCTGAGGGTCCAAGCGCAGTTCGGACTTCCCACCATCACCGTTTCCCACGACGTCACCGAGATGAAGGTCCTGGCGCGCGAGGTCCTGGTCTTGGATCGGGGGCGGGTCCTCGCCGCGGGGCCGCCGGAGTCGGTCTTCCTGGACACGGCGATGCTCCCTATGTTCCAGGAGGATGGATTCGAGAATGTGCTGCAGGGCTCCGTAGCCGAGGCGAGGGAGGCAGGGCTTCTCCTGGAGCTGGAGCCCGGAATCAGCGTCCTGGCCCCACGGGTGGATCTGCCGCGCGGCGGCAAGGCGCTCGTCTCGCTCAGGGCCGACGAGGTCCTGTTGTCGCTGGGCCGTCCCGACCAAATCTCCGCACAGAACATCATTCCCGGCAGAATCAAAGAAATCCGCGAGAAGGGGGTAGGCGGCGACGGAGACCATCCGGTCCTGGTGGTGGTGGCGATGGGCTCCGCCGGGCAGGCGATGGTGGCCAGCATCACGAAACAGGCCAGGGCGCGGCTCGCGCTGGCTCCGGGGATGGCGGTGCACCTGGTGTTCAAGGCGCAGTCCTGTCGGGTGCTCTCCACCGGCTGA
- a CDS encoding heavy metal-associated domain-containing protein: MRLRKMSACAVMLGLLLATAAPLLAGEEATADLNVKLSVRGMTCDGCAKGVKAALEKTPGVKSAEVNLEKNEAAVIYEKGKTTPEALVKAVEKAGYKCSLQKDDKAGA, translated from the coding sequence ATGAGACTGAGGAAAATGAGTGCCTGCGCGGTGATGTTGGGCCTGCTTCTGGCGACGGCGGCGCCGCTGCTGGCGGGCGAGGAGGCGACGGCCGATCTGAACGTGAAGCTGTCGGTGCGCGGCATGACCTGCGATGGGTGCGCCAAGGGAGTCAAGGCCGCCCTCGAGAAGACCCCCGGGGTGAAGAGCGCCGAGGTCAACCTGGAGAAGAACGAGGCGGCCGTGATCTACGAGAAGGGAAAGACCACACCCGAGGCGCTGGTGAAGGCCGTGGAGAAGGCCGGCTACAAGTGCTCCCTCCAGAAGGACGACAAGGCAGGAGCCTGA
- a CDS encoding ACT domain-containing protein, with product MELTLLRQPLAVCRLDPESEIPEWARKGPFFSLTRTPEELSIVCDDVSVPVQIPAERDWRAYRLKGPIPFTTIGVLSSLVAPLARCGVSVFAISTFDTDYLLVRHADAKKATLALREDGHTVHLEPRS from the coding sequence ATGGAGTTGACGCTCCTCCGGCAGCCCCTGGCGGTCTGCCGGCTGGATCCCGAATCCGAGATACCCGAATGGGCCCGCAAGGGCCCCTTTTTTTCGCTTACGCGGACGCCGGAGGAGCTCAGCATCGTCTGTGACGACGTCAGCGTCCCCGTGCAGATCCCTGCCGAGCGCGACTGGCGCGCCTACCGGCTGAAAGGACCGATTCCCTTCACGACGATTGGCGTCCTGTCATCGCTCGTCGCCCCGCTCGCCCGCTGCGGCGTCAGCGTCTTCGCCATCTCCACCTTCGACACCGACTACCTCCTGGTCCGCCACGCCGACGCCAAGAAGGCGACTCTGGCGCTGCGCGAGGACGGCCACACCGTTCATCTCGAGCCGCGCAGCTGA